A single window of [Clostridium] hylemonae DSM 15053 DNA harbors:
- the rsxC gene encoding electron transport complex subunit RsxC, whose amino-acid sequence MALLTFKGGVHPDDGKSLAKDKAIVEVKPKGDLVYPVSQHIGAPASPIVEVGERVLKGQKIAEAGGFVSAPVYSSVSGTVKAIEPHLNPTGATVNCVVVENDGEYEEAEYKPAKPLDEMTKEDILNAIGEAGVVGMGGAGFPTRVKLSPKEPDKIDYIIANCAECEPYITADYRRMLETPEKLVGGMKIVLKLFDNAKGIFGVEDNKPDCIEKLRELTKDEPRMEVLALKTKYPQGGERQLIYATTGRAINSAMLPADAGCVVDNVETMINIYQAVAEGRPSIDRVVTVSGDAVNEPGNFKVLFGTNQAELVEAAGGFKEEPEKVISGGPMMGFSMFTLDVPITKTNSSILCLTKDEVAKYEPTACINCGRCVEACPSRLIPSRLADYAEHHDEEAFTKQEGLECMECGSCSYVCPAKRPLKQSIGSMRKIAMANRKKK is encoded by the coding sequence ATGGCATTGTTAACGTTTAAGGGTGGTGTGCACCCTGATGACGGCAAGAGCCTGGCAAAAGATAAGGCGATTGTCGAAGTAAAACCGAAAGGTGATCTTGTATATCCGGTTTCCCAGCATATCGGAGCGCCTGCCAGTCCGATCGTCGAGGTGGGTGAACGTGTATTAAAGGGTCAGAAGATTGCAGAAGCCGGAGGATTCGTGTCCGCACCGGTCTATTCTTCTGTGTCCGGAACAGTCAAGGCTATAGAGCCGCACCTGAATCCGACAGGGGCAACTGTGAACTGCGTCGTGGTTGAAAACGACGGTGAATATGAAGAAGCAGAGTATAAGCCGGCAAAACCTCTGGACGAGATGACAAAAGAAGACATTTTAAATGCGATCGGTGAAGCAGGAGTTGTCGGCATGGGCGGCGCCGGATTCCCGACAAGGGTAAAGCTTTCGCCAAAGGAGCCGGACAAGATCGATTATATTATTGCAAACTGCGCGGAATGTGAGCCTTATATAACCGCAGACTACAGACGTATGCTGGAGACTCCGGAAAAACTCGTCGGCGGAATGAAAATAGTGCTTAAGCTGTTTGACAACGCAAAGGGTATTTTTGGTGTGGAGGATAACAAACCGGATTGTATAGAAAAGCTCAGAGAGCTGACAAAAGACGAGCCGCGAATGGAAGTGCTCGCATTAAAGACTAAATATCCGCAGGGCGGTGAGCGTCAGCTCATCTACGCGACGACGGGAAGGGCCATTAATTCTGCAATGCTTCCTGCAGACGCAGGATGCGTGGTGGACAATGTGGAGACAATGATCAATATCTATCAGGCCGTGGCAGAAGGCAGACCGTCAATAGACCGCGTCGTTACCGTGAGCGGGGATGCCGTAAATGAGCCGGGTAATTTTAAAGTGCTGTTCGGAACGAATCAGGCTGAGCTCGTGGAAGCGGCAGGCGGATTCAAAGAAGAGCCTGAGAAGGTGATCTCCGGCGGGCCTATGATGGGATTCTCCATGTTTACACTGGACGTTCCGATCACGAAGACGAATTCGTCTATTCTCTGCCTTACGAAAGATGAAGTGGCCAAATATGAGCCGACCGCATGCATCAACTGCGGCCGCTGTGTGGAAGCCTGTCCGAGCAGGCTGATCCCCTCAAGACTGGCGGATTATGCGGAACATCACGATGAAGAGGCATTTACAAAACAGGAAGGGCTGGAGTGTATGGAATGCGGTTCATGCAGCTATGTATGTCCTGCAAAACGTCCGCTGAAACAGTCCATCGGTTCTATGAGAAAAATTGCGATGGCCAACCGCAAGAAAAAATAA
- the rsxE gene encoding electron transport complex subunit RsxE, which produces MNKCTERVYNGLVKENPTFVLMLGMCPTLAVTTSAINGVGMGLSTTVVLVLSNMLISMLRKIIPDSVRMPAFIVIVASFVTIVQFLLEGFVPSLYDSLGIYIPLIVVNCIILGRAESYASKNPVLPSIFDGIGMGLGFTVGLTAIGVVREIIGAGKAFGFQLLPLADSSVGKAGYVPVTIFILAPGAFLVLAGLTALQNKVKNNAARKGKKQVETVSCGEGCASCTNSACGGKVFPTGNEKE; this is translated from the coding sequence ATGAATAAATGTACCGAAAGAGTATATAACGGTTTGGTCAAAGAAAATCCTACCTTCGTCCTGATGTTAGGTATGTGTCCAACCCTCGCGGTGACAACATCCGCAATAAACGGTGTAGGTATGGGTCTGTCCACGACAGTCGTACTTGTGCTTTCCAATATGTTGATATCCATGCTGCGCAAGATCATCCCTGATTCAGTCAGAATGCCGGCATTTATCGTAATCGTGGCGTCCTTCGTTACTATCGTACAGTTCCTGCTGGAAGGATTTGTTCCAAGTCTGTACGATTCTCTTGGGATCTACATTCCGCTGATCGTTGTTAACTGTATCATCCTTGGCCGTGCAGAGAGCTACGCGTCCAAGAACCCGGTACTTCCGTCTATCTTTGACGGTATTGGGATGGGGCTTGGATTTACGGTAGGCCTCACGGCGATCGGTGTTGTGCGTGAGATCATCGGTGCCGGCAAAGCATTCGGATTCCAGCTTCTTCCACTGGCAGACAGTTCTGTCGGAAAAGCAGGCTATGTTCCGGTCACCATTTTTATCCTTGCACCGGGAGCATTCCTTGTTCTCGCGGGGCTTACGGCTCTTCAGAACAAAGTGAAGAATAACGCGGCAAGAAAAGGAAAGAAACAAGTAGAGACAGTATCCTGCGGAGAAGGCTGTGCATCATGTACAAACAGCGCGTGCGGCGGCAAAGTTTTTCCGACAGGAAATGAGAAAGAATAG
- a CDS encoding RnfABCDGE type electron transport complex subunit B, with product MSVTGIIMAAVIVGGTGLFIGVFLGIAGKKFAVEVDEREEAIMGVLPGNNCGGCGYAGCSGLAAAIVKGEAEVGGCPVGGAPVAAKIGEIMGQEAGEQVHQVAFVKCAGTCEKAKQDYEYHGVNDCIMVNMMQNGGPKSCNYGCLGEGSCVKACPFDAIHVIDGVAVVDKEACKACGKCIAACPKRLIELVPYDQKHLVQCSSKDKGKDVMKACSVGCIGCKMCEKVCQFDAVKVVDNIAYIDSEKCTNCGACAEKCPKKIIL from the coding sequence ATGAGTGTAACAGGTATTATTATGGCTGCTGTAATCGTGGGCGGCACCGGATTATTCATTGGTGTGTTCCTTGGGATTGCAGGAAAGAAATTTGCAGTTGAAGTAGATGAGCGGGAGGAAGCCATCATGGGGGTACTTCCAGGTAATAACTGCGGCGGCTGCGGATACGCCGGCTGCTCTGGTCTGGCTGCGGCCATTGTAAAAGGTGAGGCGGAAGTTGGCGGATGCCCCGTGGGCGGGGCGCCGGTTGCCGCAAAGATCGGTGAGATCATGGGCCAGGAAGCAGGAGAGCAGGTACATCAGGTAGCTTTTGTTAAGTGTGCGGGTACGTGTGAAAAGGCAAAACAGGATTATGAGTATCACGGTGTAAATGACTGTATCATGGTGAATATGATGCAGAATGGCGGACCGAAATCCTGTAATTACGGCTGCCTTGGAGAAGGAAGCTGTGTGAAAGCATGTCCTTTTGATGCCATTCACGTTATCGACGGGGTTGCCGTGGTAGACAAAGAGGCATGTAAAGCATGCGGGAAGTGTATCGCTGCGTGTCCGAAGCGTCTGATAGAGCTTGTTCCGTATGACCAGAAACATCTCGTACAGTGCAGTTCAAAAGATAAGGGCAAGGATGTGATGAAAGCCTGCTCTGTCGGATGTATCGGCTGTAAAATGTGCGAGAAGGTATGCCAGTTCGATGCGGTAAAGGTTGTAGACAATATCGCATACATAGATTCCGAGAAATGTACGAACTGCGGTGCATGTGCTGAAAAATGTCCGAAAAAGATCATTCTGTAG
- the zapA gene encoding cell division protein ZapA yields MASSKNFTEVLIGGKVFTLSGFESEEYLQKVSTYLNHKIEECSSSEGYRKQSAETRSVLLALNIADDYFKAKKQGGTLESDIEAKDKEMYDLKHELISVQIKLENAEKTMDKLKEENKELQMKIVQLETEMKNNHKK; encoded by the coding sequence ATGGCATCATCTAAAAATTTTACGGAAGTTTTAATAGGGGGTAAGGTGTTTACTTTAAGCGGCTTCGAGAGTGAGGAGTACCTGCAGAAAGTTTCCACCTATCTGAATCATAAGATCGAAGAGTGCAGCAGCAGCGAGGGGTACCGTAAACAGAGTGCAGAGACGAGAAGCGTCCTGCTGGCCCTTAATATAGCCGATGATTATTTTAAGGCTAAGAAGCAGGGCGGCACGCTGGAAAGTGATATTGAAGCAAAAGACAAAGAGATGTATGATCTGAAACATGAACTGATCTCCGTCCAGATCAAGCTTGAAAATGCGGAGAAGACGATGGACAAGCTGAAAGAGGAAAACAAAGAACTCCAGATGAAGATCGTTCAGCTGGAGACGGAAATGAAAAATAATCACAAGAAATAG
- a CDS encoding RnfABCDGE type electron transport complex subunit D — MSSSPHIRSKVTSANIMLCVTIALLPASAFGVWNFGLPAFIMLLSTTVSAVLTEYIYEKLMHRKVTINDFSAVVTGLLLGLNMPASAPWWMGALGSVFGILVVKQLFGGLGQNFMNPALGARCFLLISFTGQMTTFIYDGVTGPTPLALLKSGQSVDSMKMLVGTIPGTIGETSVIAIIIGAIFLILIGAIDLRIPGTYIVTFVIFIGIFGQFSNANVGFFDVQYITAHLCGGGLMLGAWFMATDYVTSPITKRGQLVYGAMLGILTGLFRLFGGSAEGVSYAIIISNLFVPLIEKVTLPKPFGKGGEK, encoded by the coding sequence ATGTCATCTTCACCACACATACGTTCCAAAGTCACTTCAGCCAATATTATGCTGTGTGTGACGATCGCGCTGCTGCCTGCGTCGGCGTTCGGCGTTTGGAACTTCGGACTGCCCGCGTTTATTATGCTTTTAAGCACAACGGTCTCGGCAGTTTTAACAGAGTACATTTATGAGAAGCTGATGCACAGAAAAGTCACGATCAATGACTTCAGTGCTGTTGTAACTGGTCTGCTGCTCGGACTCAACATGCCGGCGTCCGCTCCGTGGTGGATGGGCGCGCTCGGCAGTGTGTTCGGTATCCTTGTGGTAAAGCAGCTCTTTGGAGGGCTGGGACAGAACTTTATGAACCCTGCTCTTGGAGCGAGATGTTTTCTGCTCATATCTTTTACAGGACAGATGACGACCTTTATCTATGACGGAGTGACAGGACCGACCCCGCTTGCGCTGCTCAAGAGCGGGCAGTCTGTAGATTCAATGAAGATGCTCGTCGGTACGATACCGGGAACAATAGGAGAGACTTCCGTGATCGCCATTATAATCGGAGCTATTTTCCTGATACTGATCGGCGCTATCGACCTTCGTATTCCTGGTACATATATTGTTACATTTGTGATCTTTATCGGCATCTTCGGACAATTCAGCAATGCAAATGTCGGATTCTTCGATGTGCAGTATATTACGGCGCACCTTTGCGGCGGCGGCCTTATGCTCGGCGCCTGGTTTATGGCGACCGACTATGTCACGTCACCTATCACGAAGAGGGGGCAGCTTGTATACGGAGCCATGCTTGGCATACTGACCGGACTGTTCCGTCTGTTCGGCGGTTCCGCAGAAGGCGTTTCCTATGCGATTATTATCAGTAACCTTTTTGTACCGCTGATCGAGAAGGTTACTCTTCCAAAACCATTTGGTAAAGGAGGAGAAAAATAA
- a CDS encoding Gx transporter family protein: protein MKNRVAYFGVFTALALIFSYVETLIPFHIGIPGVKLGLANLIIVVALYKMSLKETYLLSVVRVVLSGFIFGNYFSIIYSLAGGLLSLTVMALLKKKGGFSILGISIAGGVCHNIGQLVIAMAVVETFSVIYYIPVLLIAGLITGLLIGIAADGMLKRLVNIIF from the coding sequence GTGAAAAACAGGGTAGCTTATTTTGGTGTGTTCACTGCGCTGGCGCTCATATTCAGCTATGTGGAGACTCTCATACCGTTCCATATAGGGATTCCGGGAGTCAAATTGGGACTCGCCAATCTGATCATCGTTGTTGCATTGTATAAGATGAGCCTGAAAGAGACTTATCTCTTATCTGTCGTGAGAGTTGTGCTTTCAGGATTTATTTTTGGAAATTACTTCAGTATTATCTACAGTCTCGCCGGAGGACTTCTCAGCCTGACAGTGATGGCGCTTCTGAAAAAGAAGGGCGGATTCAGTATCTTGGGAATCAGCATCGCCGGGGGTGTGTGCCATAATATCGGACAACTTGTCATCGCCATGGCCGTGGTGGAGACGTTCAGTGTCATATACTACATACCTGTACTGCTCATTGCCGGGCTTATCACCGGTCTGCTGATCGGGATCGCAGCCGACGGCATGCTAAAGCGTCTTGTCAATATTATTTTTTAG
- the rpsA gene encoding 30S ribosomal protein S1: MSELTFEQMLEESFKTIRNGEVVDGTVIDVKPDEIILNIGYKADGIITRSEYTNEPNVDLTTMVSVGDEMTAKVLKVNDGEGQVLLTYKRLAAEKGNERLKEAYENKEVLKAPVAQILGGGLSVVIEEARVFIPASLVSDTYEKDLSKYQDQEIEFVISEFNPRRNRVIGDRRQLLVAARAEKQKELFEKLQIGDTVEGTVKNVTDFGAFIDLGGVDGLLHISEMSWGRVENPKKVFQVGDIVKVLIKDINDTKIALSLKFPETNPWANASDDYAVGTSITGRVARMTDFGAFVELAPGVDALLHVSQISRAHVDKPSDVLSVGQEITAKIVDLNEAEKKISLSMKALEPDTPVQESVEDVADDASETYEDTTTEQ; this comes from the coding sequence ATGTCGGAATTAACTTTTGAACAAATGTTAGAAGAGTCTTTTAAGACAATCAGAAACGGTGAGGTGGTAGATGGTACTGTCATTGACGTAAAGCCGGATGAAATCATCTTGAATATAGGTTACAAGGCGGATGGTATCATTACAAGAAGTGAATATACGAATGAACCGAATGTTGATCTTACTACCATGGTTTCTGTCGGCGACGAGATGACTGCCAAAGTCTTAAAAGTAAACGACGGCGAAGGTCAGGTGTTATTGACATATAAGAGACTGGCAGCTGAAAAGGGCAATGAGAGACTGAAAGAAGCCTATGAGAATAAGGAAGTGCTGAAGGCACCTGTGGCCCAGATCCTCGGCGGCGGTTTAAGTGTTGTGATCGAAGAGGCTAGAGTTTTCATCCCTGCAAGCCTTGTGTCAGACACTTATGAGAAAGATCTGAGCAAATACCAGGATCAGGAGATCGAGTTTGTGATCAGCGAGTTCAATCCGAGAAGAAACAGAGTGATCGGAGACAGAAGACAGCTGCTTGTGGCTGCGAGAGCAGAGAAACAGAAAGAACTGTTTGAAAAGCTTCAGATCGGCGATACAGTAGAAGGAACTGTTAAAAATGTAACAGATTTTGGAGCGTTTATTGACTTGGGTGGTGTTGACGGACTTCTCCATATTTCCGAAATGTCATGGGGACGTGTTGAGAATCCGAAGAAAGTATTCCAGGTTGGCGATATTGTAAAAGTATTGATCAAGGATATCAATGACACGAAGATAGCGCTGAGCCTTAAGTTCCCGGAGACGAATCCGTGGGCCAACGCGTCCGACGATTATGCAGTCGGAACGAGCATCACAGGAAGAGTGGCAAGGATGACTGATTTTGGCGCGTTTGTTGAACTTGCACCGGGTGTGGATGCGCTGCTTCACGTATCACAGATCTCCAGAGCACATGTGGATAAACCGTCCGATGTACTGTCGGTAGGACAGGAGATCACAGCAAAGATCGTTGATTTAAATGAGGCGGAAAAGAAGATCAGTCTCAGCATGAAGGCATTGGAGCCGGACACACCGGTACAGGAAAGTGTAGAAGATGTTGCGGATGATGCGTCAGAGACATATGAGGATACAACAACCGAACAATAA
- a CDS encoding FAD:protein FMN transferase, protein MKYKKFTALATAAMLLMTGCSGLPKERDSQTYTDTLFDTVISVQILDSVDEDVLKGCETLCKKYDAMFSRTNEDSEISRINSAGGVPVEVSDETVKLIKKGIYYSELSGGAFDITIAPVVNLWDFQAEDPVPPSPEDAAAAAGHVNYKNIVISDNKVSLSDPEAGIDLGAIAKGYIADRLKDYLEKQGVKHALINLGGNVLALGTKLDGSDYNIGIQKPFDESGNPVTSVRISDQSVVTSGIYQRYFKKDGTIYHHILDPATGYPCKNNLYSVTIITDSSLTADALSTTCFLLGYDRGMKLIDQLDNVDAVFITDDNEIHYSSNFQK, encoded by the coding sequence ATGAAATATAAAAAATTTACAGCACTCGCCACTGCAGCTATGCTGCTCATGACCGGCTGTTCCGGCCTTCCGAAAGAACGTGACAGCCAGACGTATACGGATACCCTTTTTGACACGGTGATCTCCGTTCAGATCCTGGACAGCGTGGATGAGGATGTCCTGAAAGGCTGCGAGACACTCTGCAAAAAATATGACGCCATGTTCTCCCGCACAAATGAAGACAGCGAAATATCCCGCATCAACAGCGCCGGCGGCGTCCCTGTGGAAGTGTCGGATGAGACGGTCAAGCTCATTAAAAAAGGAATCTATTACAGTGAATTATCCGGCGGCGCGTTTGACATCACCATCGCCCCGGTCGTAAACCTCTGGGATTTTCAGGCGGAAGATCCTGTCCCGCCCTCCCCGGAAGATGCCGCCGCGGCAGCCGGCCATGTAAATTACAAGAACATTGTCATATCGGACAACAAAGTCTCCCTTTCAGACCCGGAGGCCGGGATCGACCTGGGCGCCATCGCAAAAGGGTACATTGCAGACCGCCTGAAGGATTATCTCGAAAAACAGGGTGTGAAGCACGCGCTCATCAACCTGGGGGGAAATGTACTCGCCCTCGGTACAAAGCTGGACGGTTCTGATTACAACATCGGTATCCAGAAACCGTTTGACGAGAGCGGAAATCCCGTCACTTCCGTACGCATTTCCGACCAGTCGGTCGTCACATCGGGCATCTACCAGAGATATTTTAAAAAGGACGGGACGATATATCATCATATACTGGATCCGGCCACCGGATACCCATGTAAAAACAACCTGTACAGCGTTACGATCATTACCGACTCCTCACTCACCGCGGACGCGCTGAGCACTACATGTTTTCTTCTCGGCTATGACAGAGGCATGAAACTCATAGACCAGTTGGACAATGTAGACGCAGTATTTATCACGGACGACAATGAGATTCATTATTCAAGTAATTTCCAAAAATAA
- a CDS encoding NusG domain II-containing protein gives MKLKKKDWILILIIVCVAGGAFLFHQVVGGRGANCVTVKVNGEIEGTYSLSEDREVSINGGTNILQIKNGKASMISADCPDQLCVHQKAVSMNHENIICLPNKVVVEVESSEESEFDAVTN, from the coding sequence ATGAAGTTAAAGAAAAAAGACTGGATTCTCATACTTATTATCGTATGTGTCGCCGGAGGAGCTTTTCTGTTTCATCAGGTCGTGGGAGGCAGAGGCGCCAACTGCGTCACGGTGAAGGTGAATGGAGAGATCGAAGGTACGTACAGTCTGTCGGAGGACAGAGAAGTCAGTATCAACGGCGGGACAAATATTCTTCAGATCAAAAACGGGAAAGCGAGTATGATAAGCGCTGACTGCCCGGACCAGCTCTGCGTGCATCAGAAGGCGGTATCCATGAATCATGAAAATATCATCTGTCTTCCGAATAAAGTAGTCGTGGAAGTGGAGAGCAGTGAAGAGAGCGAATTCGACGCTGTGACCAATTAG
- a CDS encoding RnfABCDGE type electron transport complex subunit G, giving the protein MNKIVKNAIILTIITLVSGIGLGFVYEITKEPIAQAQDAAKKEAWQQVFPEASADDFKETDVDMKAADKAVKDLGVKATIDEVCEVQGGEAGYIVTATDKEGYGGDIKITVGIKNDGTVSGISILSISETAGLGMRATEPAFYKQYEGKQTDRFVVSKDGGDGEPIDALSGATITSRAVTGAVNAALGYYQNAF; this is encoded by the coding sequence ATGAATAAAATTGTAAAAAATGCGATCATCCTCACAATAATCACGCTTGTGTCAGGTATCGGCCTTGGCTTTGTATATGAGATCACAAAGGAGCCGATCGCGCAGGCACAGGATGCGGCCAAGAAGGAAGCATGGCAGCAAGTGTTCCCTGAGGCGTCTGCGGATGATTTTAAAGAGACAGATGTAGATATGAAGGCGGCTGACAAGGCGGTCAAGGACCTGGGCGTAAAAGCTACGATCGACGAAGTCTGTGAGGTTCAGGGCGGTGAAGCCGGATATATCGTCACAGCGACCGACAAAGAAGGATACGGCGGTGATATAAAGATCACAGTCGGTATCAAGAATGACGGGACGGTAAGCGGAATCTCGATTCTTTCCATCAGTGAGACTGCCGGCCTTGGAATGAGAGCGACAGAGCCTGCATTTTACAAGCAGTATGAAGGAAAGCAGACAGACAGATTCGTTGTGTCCAAGGATGGCGGAGACGGGGAGCCTATCGATGCATTGAGCGGAGCAACGATAACATCAAGAGCGGTAACCGGAGCGGTCAACGCTGCTCTCGGATATTACCAGAATGCATTTTAA
- the ruvB gene encoding Holliday junction branch migration DNA helicase RuvB, with the protein MSKRIITTENLEEDIKIENNLRPQLLTDYIGQEKAKETLKIYIEAAKERGEALDHVLFYGPPGLGKTTLAGIIANEMNVNMKITSGPAIEKPGEMAAILNNLQEGDVLFVDEIHRLNRQVEEVLYPAMEDFAIDIMIGKGATARSIRLDLPRFTLVGATTRAGMLTAPLRDRFGVVNRLEFYTAGELKTIILRSAQVLEVGIDERGADALARRSRGTPRLANRLLKRVRDFAQVKYDGYITEEVANYALDLLDVDKEGLDQTDRGLLLTMIDKFQGGPVGLDTLAAAVGEDAGTIEDVYEPYLLKNGFIQRTPRGRVVTEAACRHLGISMENNEK; encoded by the coding sequence ATGAGTAAGAGAATAATCACTACGGAGAATCTGGAAGAGGATATCAAAATAGAAAATAATCTCCGCCCGCAGCTGCTCACAGATTATATCGGGCAGGAAAAGGCAAAAGAGACACTGAAGATTTATATCGAGGCGGCGAAAGAAAGAGGAGAAGCACTTGACCACGTACTGTTTTATGGACCGCCCGGACTTGGAAAGACGACGCTTGCGGGAATCATTGCCAACGAAATGAATGTCAATATGAAGATAACGTCCGGACCTGCCATTGAAAAGCCGGGTGAGATGGCGGCTATACTCAATAACCTCCAGGAGGGGGACGTGCTTTTTGTGGACGAGATCCACAGACTGAACAGGCAGGTGGAGGAAGTGCTCTACCCTGCCATGGAAGATTTTGCGATTGACATAATGATCGGAAAAGGTGCGACCGCCCGCTCCATCCGTCTCGATCTTCCCAGATTTACGCTCGTCGGTGCAACGACACGGGCGGGCATGCTCACAGCGCCGCTCAGAGACCGTTTCGGGGTAGTCAACCGGCTGGAGTTCTATACGGCAGGCGAACTGAAGACGATCATTCTGCGTTCCGCACAGGTGCTGGAGGTGGGCATCGACGAAAGAGGCGCGGATGCGCTCGCAAGGCGTTCACGGGGTACACCGCGGCTTGCCAACCGGCTGCTTAAAAGAGTGCGGGATTTCGCGCAGGTAAAGTATGACGGGTATATCACAGAGGAGGTGGCCAACTATGCGCTTGACCTGCTCGACGTGGACAAGGAAGGACTGGACCAGACAGACAGAGGACTTCTTCTTACGATGATAGATAAATTTCAGGGAGGACCTGTAGGACTTGACACATTGGCGGCCGCAGTCGGAGAGGACGCCGGTACGATAGAGGATGTGTACGAACCATACCTGCTGAAGAACGGATTTATACAGAGAACGCCGAGGGGGAGGGTCGTCACAGAGGCCGCCTGCCGGCATCTTGGAATTTCAATGGAAAATAATGAAAAATAG
- the ruvA gene encoding Holliday junction branch migration protein RuvA, which produces MISYIRGELAAVEEDKVIVDVGGVGYGIYMSGQSMSLLPSAGREVKIHTYLNVKEDAMQLFGFLTRDDLDIFRLIIGVNGIGPKGGLGILSALSPDDLRFAVISNDVKAIQAAPGIGKKTAEKLILELKDKLRIEDVLEHAAHGSENTSAAAAASVNEVQSEAVQALVALGYGSTESLKAVKQVEIAEHMEVEDVLKSALKHMMF; this is translated from the coding sequence ATGATATCATATATAAGAGGGGAACTGGCCGCTGTTGAAGAGGATAAGGTCATCGTGGACGTGGGCGGCGTGGGATATGGAATCTATATGTCAGGGCAGTCCATGAGCCTGCTTCCGTCGGCCGGGCGGGAAGTAAAGATACATACGTATCTGAATGTGAAGGAAGATGCAATGCAGCTCTTTGGGTTTCTCACGAGGGATGATCTGGATATATTCCGGCTCATCATCGGCGTAAACGGCATCGGTCCGAAAGGAGGACTTGGTATACTGTCCGCCCTCTCACCGGACGATCTGAGGTTTGCCGTGATATCCAATGACGTCAAGGCGATACAGGCAGCGCCGGGGATCGGGAAAAAGACGGCGGAGAAGCTCATACTGGAACTGAAAGATAAGCTGCGCATCGAAGATGTGCTGGAACATGCGGCACATGGCAGTGAGAATACGTCTGCAGCGGCGGCCGCCAGTGTGAACGAAGTACAAAGTGAGGCGGTGCAGGCACTCGTGGCGCTCGGATATGGCAGCACAGAGTCGCTGAAGGCTGTAAAACAGGTGGAGATCGCAGAACATATGGAAGTGGAAGACGTGCTGAAAAGCGCTTTGAAGCATATGATGTTTTAA
- a CDS encoding electron transport complex protein RnfA, with protein MRELLIIAIGSALVNNVVLSQFLGICPFLGVSKKVETAAGMGGAVIFVITIASFVTSLIYKFILANEAIMGGKLVYLQTIVFILVIACLVQFVEMFLKKAIPSLYQALGVYLPLITTNCAVLGVALTNVQKEYSVLQGVINGIGTSAGFALAIVIMAGIREKIEYNDVSESFQGTPIVLITASLMAIAFFGFSGLI; from the coding sequence ATGAGAGAATTACTTATTATAGCAATTGGTTCTGCGCTCGTTAATAACGTTGTACTCAGCCAGTTTTTGGGAATCTGTCCGTTTCTCGGTGTATCAAAGAAAGTAGAGACCGCGGCCGGAATGGGCGGCGCAGTTATCTTCGTTATCACGATCGCGTCTTTTGTGACGAGTCTGATCTACAAGTTCATTCTTGCAAATGAAGCGATCATGGGAGGCAAATTAGTCTACTTACAGACTATCGTATTTATTCTTGTTATTGCCTGTCTTGTGCAGTTTGTTGAAATGTTCCTTAAGAAGGCCATACCGTCGCTGTATCAGGCGCTCGGCGTATACCTTCCTCTGATCACGACAAACTGTGCGGTCCTCGGCGTTGCACTTACGAATGTACAGAAAGAATATTCTGTTTTACAGGGTGTGATCAATGGGATCGGTACTTCCGCAGGTTTTGCACTTGCGATCGTGATCATGGCAGGTATCCGTGAGAAAATCGAGTATAATGACGTATCAGAATCTTTCCAGGGAACTCCGATCGTATTGATTACGGCAAGCCTTATGGCGATTGCGTTTTTCGGATTCTCCGGACTAATATAG